The following are from one region of the Nicotiana tabacum cultivar K326 chromosome 3, ASM71507v2, whole genome shotgun sequence genome:
- the LOC107823886 gene encoding fe(2+) transport protein 1-like, protein MASSKNFKLIFTFFILISIFTPQAFSEEDHSCGSETHNTCNNKSKALTLKIIAIVSILVTSMIGVCLPLVTRSISALSPDRSLFVIVKAFAAGIILGTGFMHVLPDSFDMLSSGCLKENPWHKFPFTGFVAMLSAIITLAIDSMATSFYSQKHKNGVTPENGGHDQEMGTMNNGHFHSHHHGSSLSSKDGDVQGTKLLRYRVIAMVLELGIIVHSVVIGLSLGASNNTCTIKGLVAALCFHQMFEGMGLGGCILQAGYKMVKKAAMAFFFSVTTPFGIALGIALAKTYQENSPRALITVGLLNASSAGLLIYMALVDLLAADFMGDKLQGSIKLQIKAFIAVLLGAGGMSLMAKWA, encoded by the exons ATGGCTTCTTCCAAAAATTTCAAGCTTATCTTCACCTTCTTCATACTCATCTCCATTTTCACACCTCAAGCTTTCTCAGAAGAAGATCACTCATGTGGATCAGAAACACACAACACATGCAACAACAAATCCAAAGCTTTAACCTTAAAAATCATAGCCATAGTCTCCATTTTAGTAACTAGCATGATCGGAGTATGCTTGCCTCTTGTCACACGTTCAATATCGGCATTAAGCCCCGACCGGAGCCTCTTCGTTATCGTTAAGGCATTTGCTGCCGGAATTATTCTTGGTACTGGTTTCATGCATGTCTTGCCGGATTCTTTCGACATGTTGTCGTCCGGTTGTCTGAAGGAAAATCCTTGGCACAAGTTCCCTTTCACTGGATTTGTTGCTATGTTATCGGCTATAATTACGTTAGCTATTGACTCTATGGCTACTAGCTTTTATAGTCAGAAGCACAAAAATGGGGTCACTCCTGAAAATGGCGGTCATGATCAAGAAATGGGCACAATGAATAATGGACATTTCCATTCTCATCACCATGGATCATCACTCAGCTCTAAAGATGGAGACGTTCAAGGAACAAAACTACTGCGTTACCGAGTCATTGCAAtg GTGCTAGAGCTTGGTATCATTGTTCACTCAGTGGTAATAGGGCTTTCTCTAGGTGCTTCAAACAATACTTGTACAATAAAAGGACTCGTTGCTGCCCTTTGCTTTCATCAAATGTTTGAAGGAATGGGCCTTGGTGGTTGCATCCTCCAG gctgGGTACAAAATGGTGAAAAAGGCAGCAATGGCATTTTTCTTTTCAGTAACAACCCCATTCGGCATAGCACTTGGAATTGCATTGGCAAAAACTTATCAGGAAAACAGCCCGCGGGCACTAATAACCGTTGGATTGCTCAATGCGTCATCTGCCGGCCTTTTGATTTACATGGCTTTAGTGGATCTTCTTGCAGCAGATTTCATGGGTGACAAATTACAAGGTAGCATTAAGCTACAGATTAAGGCTTTTATTGCTGTCCTTCTAGGTGCTGGTGGGATGTCTCTAATGGCCAAATGGGCTTGA
- the LOC107823885 gene encoding uncharacterized protein LOC107823885 gives MLLARFLASRSTFLSISSLIPTFYHSFSSLPNSQSHETFSRNFDESLVLNQLSDLLPIRQTPSTEKPFSTDSSARNNHWEQVRVLDEFLTPEDKLRGIFLQKLQGKIAIDKALTSVDVELTVDLVASVVNRGNLDAASMVTFFSWAIKQQKIPINNDTYSIILKALGRRKFFAHMVEMLEDMRSRGIIPNLDTLYIVVDGFVRARRISKVVELFSRLEDYGLKCNTETLNVVLQCLCRRSHVGAASSLLVKMKAKVSFDVSTYNIVVGGWSRFGRVKEVERILKELVDDGFEANNLTYSYVLECLGRAGRIDESVEIFEGLEEKGCVLDAAIYNAMILNFISHGEIDESVKYYGRMLNTGCEPNADTYMKLISAFLKARRVADAIEMFDEMLSRGMIVTTGTLTSFLEPLCSYGPPHAALIIYKKARQAGCRISLTAYKLLLMRLSRFGKCGMLLNIWNEMQESGYSSDMQVYEYVINGLCNIGQLENAVLVMEEALQKGFYPSRLICSKLNNKLLASNKIEIAYKLFLKIKVARGNHNSQTYWRAKGWHF, from the coding sequence ATGCTTCTCGCAAGATTCCTAGCTTCCAGATCCACTTTTCTGAGTATTTCCTCATTAATTCCTACATTTTATCACTCATTTTCATCACTACCAAATTCTCAATCACACGAAACATTCTCCAGAAATTTTGATGAATCTCTTGTTCTGAATCAGCTCTCCGACCTTTTACCCATCCGTCAGACCCCTTCAACCGAAAAGCCCTTTTCTACGGACTCCTCTGCTAGGAATAATCATTGGGAACAAGTTAGGGTTTTGGATGAGTTTTTAACTCCTGAAGATAAGTTACGGGGCATTTTCCTTCAGAAACTTCAGGGGAAAATTGCAATCGACAAGGCACTGACATCCGTTGACGTAGAATTAACTGTTGATTTGGTTGCTAGTGTAGTAAACAGAGGGAATTTAGATGCTGCATCAATGGTAACATTTTTCAGTTGGGCTATCAAACAGCAAAAAATACCTATTAATAATGATACTTACAGTATAATTCTTAAAGCATTAGGCAGGAGGAAGTTTTTCGCGCACATGGTTGAAATGTTGGAGGATATGAGGAGTCGAGGTATAATCCCTAATTTAGACACACTTTACATTGTGGTTGATGGCTTTGTTCGAGCTCGACGCATTTCAAAGGTTGTAGAATTGTTTAGTCGATTAGAGGACTATGGGTTGAAATGTAATACCGAGACACTTAATGTTGTTTTACAATGTTTATGTCGTAGATCACATGTAGGTGCTGCGAGTTCTTTGCTTGTGAAAATGAAAGCGAAAGTCTCATTTGATGTTTCGACATATAATATTGTCGTTGGTGGGTGGTCGAGGTTTGGAAGAGTTAAGGAAGTTGAGAGGATCTTGAAAGAATTGGTGGATGATGGATTTGAGGCCAATAATTTGACTTACAGTTATGTTCTTGAATGTTTAGGGAGAGCTGGTCGAATTGATGAATCTGTTGAGATTTTTGAGGGGTTGGAGGAAAAAGGGTGTGTGCTTGATGCTGCGATCTACAATGCaatgattttgaattttatttcacATGGTGAAATTGATGAATCTGTGAAATATTATGGGAGGATGTTAAATACGGGTTGTGAGCCAAATGCCGATACATATATGAAACTAATATCTGCTTTTCTCAAAGCTAGAAGAGTAGCCGATGCCATTGAAATGTTCGATGAAATGTTAAGCCGGGGGATGATTGTTACTACAGGGACTTTAACCTCTTTTCTTGAGCCTTTATGTAGCTATGGTCCCCCCCATGCAGCTTTGATTATTTATAAGAAGGCGAGACAAGCTGGATGTAGGATATCCTTGACTGCATATAAGTTGCTGCTTATGCGGCTTTCTAGGTTTGGGAAATGTGGTATGTTGTTAAATATCTGGAATGAGATGCAAGAAAGTGGTTATTCTTCTGATATGCAAGTTTATGAGTATGTCATCAATGGGCTTTGTAACATAGGGCAGCTTGAAAATGCTGTTCTGGTGATGGAGGAAGCTTTACAGAAAGGATTTTACCCTAGCAGGCTTATTTGTAGCAAATTAAATAACAAGCTACTAGCTTCAAATAAAATAGAGATTGCATACAAGCTTTTTCTAAAGATAAAAGTTGCACGTGGAAACCATAATTCGCAAACATACTGGCGTGCTAAAGGGTGGCATTTCTAA